The following nucleotide sequence is from Bacteroidota bacterium.
TTTCAAATTTAATTACTAACAAAAATAATCAAAATATATTGATTATGTTTTGTATTTATTAGATAATTTCAAATTTTTTTCAATACAATTTATAAGTTTTAAGAATAATTCATGAATTATTCAGTCCTCCAAAAAACGGATTTTTTCCTATTATAAAAATGCAAACTCAACTGCCTCGTAATCTGCGAATTTGATGTTCTATATATAAGGTAGGTTAAATATTTGATTTGTCTTTTATACTAAATTTCAATGAAAATTCTGTTCCAAATGTTTCTTTACTTTCAAAAGCTATTTCTGCATTATGCTCGTCCATTATTCCTTTGCAAATAGAAAGCCCCAGCCCGGTACCTTTATTTATTGTTTTAGTTGTGAAAAACGCATCAAATATTTTGTATTTGTTGTCAGGAGAAATTCCGGCACCATTATCAATAATTTTGACAAAAAGGAAGTCTTTCTTTGTATATATATGAACTGTAATATTCTTATTTTCAGCAGATTCTAATGCGTCGGCAGCATTACTTATTAGGTTTAATAGAACCTGCTGAATCTGATTTGCACAGATATATATGTTTGGAATGTTTGGTTCATAAATGCGTTTAATATTGATATTGTTTTTTGTGATTTTATAGTTTAGAAGTCGCAAAGCTTTTTCAATAATAGTAGTAATATCAATATATCTGAAACTCTTTTTTTCAGTGTCTTCTTGTCGTGTATAAGTCAAAAGATTTGAAACTATTTCTACACACCTTTTTGCTTCGGTTTTTATATCTGTTGCCACACTGTAAACCTTATGATCTTCCGGTATGTGTTTAATACAATAGTCAGAAAAATTTAAAATACCCATCATTGGATTATTTAATTCATGAGCAATACCGGCAGCTAAAGTGCCAATTGCACCTGCTTTCTCTGACTGAATTAGCTGGTTAGTTTTTTTTCGAAGCTGTTCTTCAGCATTTTTACGTGTCTCGATTTCTTGTTTAAGTTGTTGGTTGTATTCTCTTAATTCTTCTTCATTCACTTGCAATTGTTCTTCGTTAGATATAAGTTCTTCATTGAGTGAACTTAGCTCTTGCTCAACTTTTTTGATTTCAGTGATATCTGTGGATATATTTCCAATAGCAAAAATCTCTCCTCTATCATTATACAAAGGAAATTTGTTTGACAAATATATATGATAGTTGTCATTATAATCTAAGTTTTCTTCAAGTTTAATTGGTTTATTCTGTGAAATTATTTGTTGTTCTGTTGAATAATATTTTTTAGCAGCTTCTTCAGGGAAAATATCAAAAACTGTTTTACCTACAATTGATTCTTTGTTTGTTTTAAATAGTTTTTCAAATTGATTGTTTATAAGAATGTATTTGCCTTGAATATCTTTTATATATATAATAGAATCGGTGTTGTTTGCCATTGCCAATATCTGTAACTCGGTTTGTTTAGCCTTCTTGTTTGCGAATATTTTCTCTGTAACATCAATTATTGTTCCTTGAAAGTGCGTGATTTCATTCTTAACATTTCTTATAATTTCCGTTCTGTTGTCAATCCATTTAGTAACATTGTTTTTTGTAATAATACGATATGGTTGGTGAGCAAATTTATTGATAAAAGACTTTCTGCTATTTTCTTCAATCTCTTTGCCTACTATATGCAAATCATCTTCATGCACTATTTGGGAATATGAAATTTCTCCTGACATGAACTCATCTTTCGAATATCCAAAAATTTCGTTTACATTAGCCGACACATACTCAACCGGCCAACCTTCTTTATTTTGTAGCAAAAACGCGACTACTTGCCCATTGTTAATGATGTTTATTGTTTTCATTAACTCATCTGTTTGTTCATTCAATTTTAGATTTGTTTCATATAATTGATCTTCGTTGGCTTTTAGTTCTTCGTTATTAACTTGTAATTCTGCAGTGCGTTCATATATGATTTCTTCAAGATTTTTATTAAGTTCTTTCAATTTTTCCTGAGCTATTTTTTTTTCTTGAACTTCAATCTTCACTGCTTGCATTTCTGCTAAACCTTTTAAGGCAATTCCTAGCACAGGCATACAATAACTTAAGATATTTGCCCAATGAGCTATGTCGAAATATACATCGAAAAGTTGTTTTGAGAAAGACATGTACATCTGCCCGCCAAAATTTAGTAAAATACTGGCAAAAAGCATACTTGTAAAGACATCGTTTTGTTTTTTCATTTTCCGAAATATCACAACAGCTGCAACTAAGAATAGTACAGCTGAAAACAAATCAATGGGTCGCGAGATTACATTCTCAGGAAAAATGAATTGCGGAAGGTTAATCGAAAATGCAAAAGCCGTCAGACCGCCTCCAAGAAACAGAGCAGAAATTGAATAGAAAAAGGCAATTTTATTAAGA
It contains:
- a CDS encoding PAS domain-containing protein yields the protein MSKEISGQNIGGKNFINLYLMIVAFFLIIMPVAIESSWVSSSDFHSCIEISSSFIALIVAYIAIIFFFGSRERFYLLIGLGFFICGSEDLIHGILSFKRLFTNTDIDLTSFVPATYVAGRISLALIIIVAPLFEKYYPKKHDLNKIAFFYSISALFLGGGLTAFAFSINLPQFIFPENVISRPIDLFSAVLFLVAAVVIFRKMKKQNDVFTSMLFASILLNFGGQMYMSFSKQLFDVYFDIAHWANILSYCMPVLGIALKGLAEMQAVKIEVQEKKIAQEKLKELNKNLEEIIYERTAELQVNNEELKANEDQLYETNLKLNEQTDELMKTINIINNGQVVAFLLQNKEGWPVEYVSANVNEIFGYSKDEFMSGEISYSQIVHEDDLHIVGKEIEENSRKSFINKFAHQPYRIITKNNVTKWIDNRTEIIRNVKNEITHFQGTIIDVTEKIFANKKAKQTELQILAMANNTDSIIYIKDIQGKYILINNQFEKLFKTNKESIVGKTVFDIFPEEAAKKYYSTEQQIISQNKPIKLEENLDYNDNYHIYLSNKFPLYNDRGEIFAIGNISTDITEIKKVEQELSSLNEELISNEEQLQVNEEELREYNQQLKQEIETRKNAEEQLRKKTNQLIQSEKAGAIGTLAAGIAHELNNPMMGILNFSDYCIKHIPEDHKVYSVATDIKTEAKRCVEIVSNLLTYTRQEDTEKKSFRYIDITTIIEKALRLLNYKITKNNINIKRIYEPNIPNIYICANQIQQVLLNLISNAADALESAENKNITVHIYTKKDFLFVKIIDNGAGISPDNKYKIFDAFFTTKTINKGTGLGLSICKGIMDEHNAEIAFESKETFGTEFSLKFSIKDKSNI